From the Paramormyrops kingsleyae isolate MSU_618 chromosome 7, PKINGS_0.4, whole genome shotgun sequence genome, one window contains:
- the LOC111857318 gene encoding B-cell receptor CD22-like has translation MGLQYALNFWILAVVFLPGPLGSEWGVEYSRNRLCAIRRSTVVIPCSYKYPDSLRVETVLWCNDEYCTKSFVFHSSNTDIRTEYRDRAEYLGNKEKNCTLQIKNITDKDAGMYTFRFMTNVETGKYTGSPGTTLTVDELKVVMTSQKEGKGVSEGDSVSLTCGTDSCSLSQSEFTWFKDDQQLPETQSTLHFRPACKYHSANYSCGLKGNRQTVSEEVNLSVEDVTWAVHYSERNLCAVRGSTVLIQCEYKYPEPHKVDSRMWSHNDVDCTGKSYVCHSNNANISAEYTGRAEFLGNNVRNCTLQIKNIRETDAGEYRFRFITNGCEKCGGPGVTLQVDELKVVMTSSRANGTLREGDSVNLTCDTDSCSLSQSEFTWFKDNQTLPETQSTLHFSPISYHHTGKYSCALNGRTVAVSNKVNIIVESHFNTIIIITVVGVLLLMLIGAVVIIIFMKRVNSLNVDKNQGTKKREDKDLCSDSETQAESAIYANCMDSSKEKSGTSNRYSEESCELPDYENANIEETAQ, from the exons ATGGGACTTCAGTACGCTCTGAATTTCTGGATACTAGCTGTTGTCTTTCTACCAG GGCCGCTGGGTAGCGAATGGGGTGTAGAGTATTCAAGAAATCGACTCTGTGCCATCAGAAGATCCACTGTGGTCATTCCTTGTTCATATAAATATCCAGATTCATTAAGAGTGGAAACAGTCTTATGGTGTAATGATGAGTACTGTACTAAGTCATTTGTCTTTCACAGTAGTAATACAGACATTAGAACTGAGTACAGAGACAGGGCAGAATATTTAGGGAATAAAGAGAAGAACTGCACATTACAGATAAAGAACATTACAGACAAAGATGCTGGTATGTATACATTTAGGTTCATGACCAATGTAGAAACGGGAAAATATACTGGAAGCCCTGGGACGACTCTTACAGTTGATG AATTAAAGGTGGTGATGACCTCACAGAAAGAGGGTAAAGGAGTAAGTGAAGGAGACTCTGTGAGTTTGACATGTGGCACAGACAGCTgctctctcagccaatcagaattcaccTGGTTTAAGGATGACCAGCAGCTCCCAGAAACACAGTCCACACTTCACTTCAGGCCTGCCTGCAAATATCACTCTGCAAACTACTCCTGCGGATTAAAAGGCAACAGACAGACTGTGTCTGAAGAAGTGAATTTGTCTGTTGAAG ATGTTACATGGGCTGTACATTACTCAGAGAGAAACCTGTGTGCAGTGAGAGGATCGACTGTGCTCATTCAGTGTGAATATAAGTATCCAGAGCCACACAAAGTGGACTCCAGGATGTGGAGTCATAATGATGTGGACTGTACTGGAAAATCATATGTCTGTCACAGTAATAATGCAAACATTAGTGCTGAGTACACAGGCAGAGCGGAATTCTTGGGGAACAATGTTAGGAACTGTACACTGCAGATAAAGAACATTAGAGAGACGGATGCTGGAGAGTATAGATTCAGATTCATAACGAACGGGTGTGAGAAGTGTGGTGGACCTGGAGTGACTCTTCAAGTTGATG AACTGAAGGTGGTGATGACCTCATCCAGAGCAAATGGAACACTAAGGGAAGGAGACTCTGTAAATCTGACATGTGACACAGACAGCTgctctctcagccaatcagaattcaccTGGTTTAAGGACAACCAGACGCTCCCAGAAACACAGTCCACACTTCACTTCAGTCCCATATCCTATCATCACACAGGAAAATATTCATGTGCTTTAAATGGCAGAACGGTAGCTGTATCTAACAAAGTGAATATCATTGTTGAAA GTCATTTTAatacaataattataattactGTTGTGGGAGTATTATTGCTTATGTTAATTGGAGCTGTTGTGATTATCATCTTCATGAAAAG GGTAAATTCACTCAATGTGGACAAAAATCAGGGAACCAAGAAG AGAGAAGACAAGGACCTGTGCAGCGATTCAGAAACACAGGCTGAGTCAGCTATTTATGCCAATTGCATG GATTCTTCTAAGGAGAAGAGTGGGACCAGCAACAGATATTCTGAGGAATCCTGTGAGCTCCCAGACTATGAAAATGCAAATATCGAAGAAACGGCACAATAA
- the LOC140577567 gene encoding sialoadhesin-like, producing the protein MGLQYALNFWILAVVLLPGVLGSEWGVDYSRYPLCAMRGSTVVIPCAYKYPASLRVETVIWYHRGDKSYDEKIYEFDSSTTDVSTQYRDRADYLGNKEKNCTLQIKNIRDKDEGVYSFRFMTNKHGGQFSGVPGTTIKVDELKVVMTSQKEGKGVSEGDSVSLTCGTDSCSLSQSEFTWFKDDQQLPETQSTLHFRPACKYHSANYSCGLKGNRQTVSEAVNLSVEDGTWAVHYSEINLCALRGSTVLIQCEYGYPEPHKVDSRMWSRNDVDCTGKPYVYHSNNTNISAEYTGRAEFLGNNTRNCTLQIKNIRETDAGEYRFRFITNGCEKCGGPGVTLQVEELKVVMTSSRANGTIREGDSVNLTCDTDSCSLNQSEFTWFKDNQTLPEKQSTLHFSPISYHHTGKYSCALNGRKVPVSNEVNIIVESHFNRIIIITVVGILLVVLTGTVVIIIFMKRINSLNVGKTKGGSKKREDKDLCSDSEKQAESAIYANCMDSSREKSGTSNRYSEESCELPDYGNVNIQERVYGNVNIEETDYENVNIEYTVK; encoded by the exons ATGGGACTTCAGTACGCTCTGAATTTCTGGATACTAGCTGTTGTCCTTTTACCAG GGGTCCTGGGTAGCGAATGGGGTGTAGACTATTCAAGATATCCACTCTGTGCCATGAGAGGATCCACTGTGGTCATTCCCTGTGCATATAAATATCCAGCTTCATTAAGAGTGGAGACAGTCATATGGTATCATCGTGGTGATAAGTCCTATgatgaaaaaatatatgaatTTGACAGTAGTACTACAGACGTCAGTACTCAGTACAGAGACAGGGCAGACTATTTAGGGAACAAAGAGAAGAACTGTACATTACAGATAAAGAACATTAGAGACAAAGATGAAGGTGTGTATTCATTTAGGTTCATGACCAATAAACATGGGGGGCAATTTAGTGGAGTACCTGGAACGACTATTAAAGTTGATG AATTAAAGGTGGTGATGACCTCACAGAAAGAGGGTAAAGGAGTAAGTGAAGGAGACTCTGTGAGTTTGACATGTGGCACAGACAGCTgctctctcagccaatcagaattcaccTGGTTTAAGGACGACCAGCAGCTCCCAGAAACACAGTCCACACTTCACTTCAGGCCTGCCTGCAAATATCACTCTGCAAACTACTCCTGTGGATTAAAAGGCAACAGACAGACTGTGTCTGAAGCAGTGAATTTGTCTGTTGAAG ATGGTACATGGGCTGTACATTACTCAGAGATAAACCTGTGTGCATTGAGAGGATCGACTGTGCTCATTCAGTGTGAATATGGATATCCAGAGCCACACAAAGTGGACTCCAGGATGTGGAGTCGGAATGATGTGGACTGTACTGGAAAACCATATGTCTATCACAGTAATAATACAAACATTAGTGCTGAGTACACAGGCAGAGCAGAATTCTTGGGGAACAACACAAGGAACTGTACATTGCAGATAAAGAACATTAGAGAGACGGATGCTGGAGAGTATAGATTCAGATTCATAACGAACGGGTGTGAGAAGTGTGGTGGACCTGGAGTGACTCTTCAAGTTGAAG aACTGAAGGTGGTGATGACCTCATCCAGAGCAAATGGAACAATAAGGGAAGGAGACTCTGTGAATCTGACATGTGACACAGACAGCTGCTCTCTCAACCAATCAGAATTCACCTGGTTTAAGGACAACCAGACACTCCCAGAAAAACAGTCCACACTTCACTTCAGTCCCATATCCTATCATCACACAGGAAAATATTCATGTGCTTTAAATGGCAGAAAGGTACCTGTATCTAATGAAGTTAATATCATTGTTGAAA GTCATTTTAAtagaataattataattacTGTTGTGGGAATATTATTGGTTGTGTTGACTGGAACTGTTGTGATTATCATCTTCATGAAAAG GATAAATTCACTCAATGTGGGCAAAACCAAAGGAGGAAGCAAAAAG AGAGAAGACAAGGACCTGTGCAGCGATTCAGAAAAACAGGCTGAATCAGCTATTTATGCCAATTGCATG GACTCTTCTAGGGAGAAGAGTGGGACTAGCAACAGATATTCTGAGGAATCCTGTGAGCTCCCAGACTATGGAAATGTAAATATTCAAGAAAGAGTTTATGGAAATGTAAATATTGAAGAAACAGactatgaaaatgtaaatatcgAATACacagtaaaataa